One window of the Puntigrus tetrazona isolate hp1 chromosome 13, ASM1883169v1, whole genome shotgun sequence genome contains the following:
- the vdac2 gene encoding voltage-dependent anion-selective channel protein 2, whose protein sequence is MAVPPTYADLGKSAKDIFNKGYGFGMVKLDVKTKSASGVEFKTSGSSNTDTSKVVGSLETKYKRSEYGLTFTEKWNTDNTLGTEITIEDQIAKGLKLTFDTTFSPNTGKKSGKVKTAYKREYVNLGCDVDFDFAGPTIHGAAVVGYEGWLAGYQMSFDTAKSKMTQNNFAVGYKTGDFQLHTNVNDGSEFGGSIYQKVSDKLETAVNLAWTAGSNSTRFGIAAKYQLDKDASISAKVNNTSLVGVGYTQTLRPGIKLTLSALVDGKSINSGGHKLGLGLELEA, encoded by the exons ATGGCAGTTCCCCCAACATATGCTGATCTTGGCAAGTCTGCCAAAGACATCTTCAACAAAGGATATG GATTTGGTATGGTGAAGCTCGATGTCAAGACAAAATCAGCCAGTGGAGTG GAGTTCAAGACCTCTGGTTCCTCCAACACTGACACCAGCAAAGTGGTGGGCAGCCTGGAAACCAAATACAAGAGGTCCGAGTATGGTCTGACCTTCACAGAGAAGTGGAATACTGACAACACCCTGGGCACAGAGATCACCATTGAAGACCAG aTTGCAAAGGGGCTGAAGCTGACCTTTGACACAACCTTCTCACCAAACACAGG AAAAAAGAGCGGCAAAGTCAAGACCGCATACAAGCGCGAGTACGTCAATCTGGGCTGTGACGTTGACTTTGACTTTGCCGGCCCGACCATCCACGGCGCTGCAGTGGTCGGCTACGAGGGTTGGCTCGCCGGTTACCAGATGTCCTTCGACACGGCCAAGTCCAAGATGACCCAGAACAACTTTGCCGTCGGCTACAAAACAGGAGACTTCCAGCTGCACACCAATGT TAATGATGGCTCAGAGTTTGGTGGCTCAATCTACCAGAAAGTGAGTGATAAGCTGGAGACGGCGGTGAATCTGGCCTGGACAGCAGGAAGTAACAGCACACGCTTCGGCATTGCTGCCAAGTATCAGCTGGACAAAGATGCTTCCATCAGT GCTAAAGTGAATAACACCAGCCTTGTCGGTGTTGGTTACACTCAGACTCTGAGACCAG GTATCAAGTTGACCCTGTCGGCCCTGGTTGATGGAAAGAGCATCAATTCAGGTGGCCACAAGCTGGGCTTGGGCCTGGAGCTAGAAGCCTAA